The window ggcttAATAAACTGCCTCAAAACTGAAGTATttgacatataaaaataattgggtagtctgtagtttaatgaatttgaattttatgttttccgatttgaataaaagtgactgttagctttgcgACCTAGTGAGCTAGCTAGCTGCTTCTGTGCACAGAGACTATTGTGAGATACCCTTTgagttttagtcctgtgttagagTTACTTACTGTATATTGAATGACCTGATTGTGTTATGTAAATTGCTTGTCTAGTCTTGATGGTCTTTGTTTAGCTTTAGAACCCATTTAGTCcctattttttatgtaaatctcTATTATTTTGCTAAAGAtagaactatatatatattttagcacATCGGcgatcagccttaaatctccagcacaggctgcCTAAAGGAGACACAAaatctttatttgaacatttcagTGCAAAGCGATGACTGCAGAAAACATGACTACTCACTCTCATaggtttgtagtaaaaaaggccttggggggagtttgtagtaaattgaAATTGCATCAGTTGGGGAAAAGAATCAAAATCAGCCCTACATATGGGCCCAAAAAGAGCCGTCAGTTGCACTAGATTTGAAATAATCAGTATCGGCATCGGACATGAAAAAAAGCGccaataaaaaacatatctctaaTTTTTTCCACCTTGTCTGTTCTCAGTAGTGGTGGAAgataataaagataataaagtaaaagtagtactttTAAATagcactgtacttaagtacattttacagtgggtactttttacttttacttcactacatgtgagagcagtatctgtactttctactccactacacaCTCTGCTGAATACCATAggccacagtggggcagtagTGACTCTAGCGCaaactgtagttgtgtccttaggcaagacacttcacacaccttgCCTATTATAAAGGTctttgctttattattattttagatgTTTGAACGGTATCCAGGCATTAAACACAACCCCGAATGGAAAAAGCATCACAAGATTAACGCAGGGAGGGACACAAGTTAAATAGCTTTGATTATCGTTATGTCAGAGTGATCTACTTTGTTTTGCCACAGTACAAAGGCGGGCTGTTTTAAATCTAACTAAGACATAAATCTGACTTTAAATCTAACATACTGTTCTCGGTGGTATGCATTATTCAACGGGCACATTTTCCAGGTCCTAAATCAGCTCGTGTGGATTCAGGGTACCCTCGGCCCCTTTTTGTTCAAGTGGGACACAGCGGCGCCTGTTCACTGCTGACGATACACACAGAAATATCAGATCCAAAACTTCATCAGAGCAGGTGGTTTGTAGAAGAGAtactcaaactgtttttttttttttttgttctagcTTCTTGATGTCTCCAGGGATGTGCAGTGACATAACACGGCAGTCTTTTTTATTCACGGTTTTCCACTTCCTCTTATATGCAACACTTGGGTaactgtttatttaatgttttaaactgttaattgctatggcaacggtccaaaTTTTTCATAATTCGAAAACTCATGAATAGACAGACAAGGGCAGTGGTGAAAGAAGTGCTcagttgtgttacttaagtgaaagtacagataacggagcaaaaaaaaatatgcacgtgaaagtaaaaatatcacatgaaaacatctactcaagtaaaagttaaagtacctgtttaaaaatgcacttaaagagtaaaaagtaaaaactataaggcttcaaatgtagtgtttttgatacagatttgtgttgaGCTTTGTTTAATAGAAACAattaaatggattttttttattaatttatttattttttgtaaatttttcacaattatttaattaattaattaatttatttatttgtatttttttttttttttttgtaaatttttctTGGTTTAAAGAACATGacgaacatgttaaaataaacccctcagccttttcagcaggtctcaaaccataataaaaaaacacctttacTTTAAGTAttcagtacagatacctaaaaattttacttaagtacagtactttattacttttactctgttacattcCAACACTGGACTAGCGTGGTCAAAAAAACTCAGATACTCGTTGATAGTATTTAGTAACGAAACACATTTGAACAGGAGAAACTGGAGAAATCACACATATAGGACAAAGTTGGtatttttctgaatagttttataatgtacTTGATCGGTATCAGAACCAGCACAGGACCACATGGTGATACCAAAGAAACTACTTTTATCTTGTTTTGAAATGAACATTCTGTGGTATAACTGTGCTATCTGAAACCGTATCAGATCTGTTCCTTAGTTTCAAAACTTGAGCTCAGTTTTTGGTATTGTGACAAGACTAAGACAGATAaggtgttcttttttttttttttttttagcaaaggTTCATTCTGTGCTGTCTTTTTTTTAGCTGGTTAACAAAcccaaaatatttcaaataaaaaagttattttattttggcacgtaataataatttctctgGGAGCAGACCTGGAAGAGTCTTTCAAGTCTTGTCACATTCAATGAACGTGAATTggtaaaaatgtcaaaactgaGCAAAAGACAGTTGTTGTGATGCCAGTGCAAAGACAGCAGATGATGGGTTTCAGTTAGAGACGTCAACATTAATCAGttattatctgtgttttttcaggTCACAATTATTGTaagaattaaacaaaataacaattgtgggtaatttaaatacaaatttaataaaACTGGTCATGTGGCAGAGGAATGGTGCAGGGGCGGTGCTATGGAGGGGGCTCTTAAGGGGGCCCTAGCCAATGCTCCCCCATAACTCCCCtaaagatttttaaattttgactAAAACCGTTCAAAAGGCAACCACAGTGTgttcaaaatgtgactacaattaaaaaaaaaaatccacattagcgtataaatcactacaggggctaactacatttaaatgtttaatacaATGACTGAAACATGATAGAGGGAGAGGGTCCGCTCGAATCCATATACAACtctaaatgaacatgttaagtgagcacccCCATTGAAGAAGTTAGCTCCCCTTccatagctcctccaaccaaaaatgtctgtcGCCGCCcctggtttgttttgttgtcaattattgtaatcataaaatcacaaaaaacatcAGTAGCAAGGACCACGCCCCAACAATGGTATACGATAAAGATATTTAGTGGTTGATGATTGACTCGATGTGGTTGTGGCTGGGTAGAGACTCAGGTGGGAGCTCTGTCTCAGGCGGTTAGCATCATGTGCATCGTGTTTTTGGGATAGGCTTGTATAAACAGGGCTTTTGGGTTattagaggtgtggttgaggtgagctgtggttcgctggagaggagcagaaggacgTTGAGGGTGTGGTCCTTCTCATATTAACTCCATTTTTTGTGACATTCCTAGTTGTTCTGAGCACCGATTGCAGTCTATGTCCAGTCTTCGTTTACAGGAactattttttccatttcatttgaaCGCAACTATCTTAATctaaatatttctttttcttgttcTGTTTCAGGATGGCTCCAAGCAGAAGCAGGTGCGGAAGAAGACTGTCTCCTTCAGCTCGATGCCCAGCGATCGTAAAATCAACAGCACTGCGGCTTGCATGGCCTTTATGATGGAGGGCTGCGAGATGAAGAAAGTCCGATCCAACTCCCGCATGTACAACCGCTACTTCCTCCTCGACCCTGACATGCGCTGGTTACGGTGGGAGCCTTCCAAAAAGGATTCGGAAAAAGCCAAATTGGAAATCAAAAGCATTAAGGAAGTTCGATTGGGAAAGAAAACGCCAGTACTTCGCAGCAATGGACTCTCTGACCAATTTCCAGATGAATGCGCTTTCTCGATTATCTATGGCGACAACTACGAGTCCTTAGATTTGGTTGCTAGCACCGCAGATGTGGTTAGCACTTGGGTAATGGGGTTGAGGTATCTAGTATCTTACGGTAGGCATACAGTTAACATGGTGGAACCTAACCAACCGAGTTTGCGAACATCTTGGATCGGATCTGTTTTCGAACTAGCCGACACCGACAAAGAAGGGCATATAGATTTGTTCAGGGCAACGCAAATTATaaagggactaaacccagggaTGAAAGAAGCGCTTATCGAGCTAAAATTCAAGGAGCTACAAAAAGCAAAAGACCAATACGGCGAAGCAATCAACATGGATACATTTGTGGAGGCGTATTGCGAGCTGTGTACGAGACCAGAGATATTTTTTTTGATGGTACAGTTCTCAAGCAACAAGGAGTATCTGGATAGCAAAGACCTGATGCTTTTTGTTGAGGTTGAGCAAGGAGTGGAATGCGTGAACGAAGAACTGTGCAGGGAAATCGTGCAAAAGTTCGAACCGTCATTGGAGGGCAGAGAACGTGGGTATCTCTCCATAGACGGATTCACGCACTACCTCTTATCGTCCGAATGCCACATTTTTGACCCCCAACACAAACGGGTATGCCAGGATATGACGCAACCGCTGTCGCACTACTATATCAACTCTTCCCACAATGCATCGCTTCTTGAAGACCATTTTTGGGGTTCTTCAGATATTAGCAGCTACATCCGAGCTTTGCGAATGGGTTGTAGAAGTATCGAGGTGATCGTGTGGAACGGCCCCGACAACGAACCGGTGGTCTACATAGGAAGTTCTGTCGCGTCTCAGCTAGCGTTCTCAAAAATCCTAGATATTATAAACCAATATGCATTTGAAAGTTCAGAATATCCGCTGATTCTCTGTTTGGTGACGCATTGCTCTATACCCCAGCAAAGAGTCATGGCCCAACACATAAAAAAGATACTTGGGGATAAATTATACCTCCAAATGCCAAGTAAGGAAGAAAACTACCTACTGTCACCTGAAAAACTGAAAGGCAAAATTCTTATTAAGGGTAAAAAACTGCCCCCTAGCTGCCCGGATAGCGAGGGGGATGTTACAGATGAGGAAGAAGGCTTAGAAATGTCCAGAAGAGTTGGCGTAGATGACAAAGACCAGCTAAACGGTTTGGGATTCAAAAGACTTAGACTTTGCCGGGAGCTTTCCGATCTCGTAACTCTCTGCAAGTCCGTACAGTTCAGGGATTTTGACATTTCCAAAAGGGAGCAGAAATACTGGGAAATTTGCTCCTTCAACGAGGTGGATGCTAACCGCTTCGCCAATGAATTCCCGGAGGAGTTTGTCTGTTACAATAAGCGCTTTCTGTCCCGGGTATACCCCACTCCAATGCGAATCGATGCCAGTAACATGAACCCTCAGGATTTTTGGAAGTGCGGTTGCCAGATAGTCGCGATGAACTATCAAACTCCAGGACTGATGATGGATCTAAACTTGGGTTGGTTCAGGCAAAATGGGAACTGTGGGTATGTTTTACGACCAGCCATCATGAGAGAGGAGGTGTCCTACTTCAGTGCCAATGCAAGGGACTCGCTACCAGGTGTTTCTGCGCAACTTCTTCATATAAAAGTGATCAGTGGGCAAAACTTACCCAAGCCACGTGGGTCTGCGGCTAAAGGGGATGTAGTAGAGCCATACATATACGTCGAAATACACGGCATACCAGCTGATTGCGCAGAGCAACGAACCAAAACAGTCTCGCAAAATGGCGACAACCCCATTTTTGACGAAAGTTTTGAGTTTCAGATCAACTTACCCGAACTAGCCGTGCTAAGATTTGTAGTTCTTGATGATGACTACATTGGAGATGAGTTTATCGGGCAATACACAATCCCGTTTGAATGCCTGCAACCAGGATATAGGCATGTCCCGCTCCAGTCGTTAACTGGGGAGTTTCTGGCCAATACAACTTTGTTCGTCCATGTAGCCATCACAAACAGAAGAGGAGGTGGAAAAGCGCATAAGAGAGGTATTTCGGTGAGAAAAGGGAGGAAAGCGCGAGAGTACACCACCACCAAAACTACAGGGATTAAAGTCGTTGATGAACTGTT of the Periophthalmus magnuspinnatus isolate fPerMag1 chromosome 8, fPerMag1.2.pri, whole genome shotgun sequence genome contains:
- the plcl5 gene encoding inactive phospholipase C-like protein 2: MAGVRASDAFLSSGHVLDPLGQGATSLVPATEAMAAAAAARETAPSPLLSAARVYLDAPSAAAHGYGTGQGVFTNTNGRYREGGSRESSAERGTSATTNTNTTTSSTTNAAAGNAPCGIMKDGSKQKQVRKKTVSFSSMPSDRKINSTAACMAFMMEGCEMKKVRSNSRMYNRYFLLDPDMRWLRWEPSKKDSEKAKLEIKSIKEVRLGKKTPVLRSNGLSDQFPDECAFSIIYGDNYESLDLVASTADVVSTWVMGLRYLVSYGRHTVNMVEPNQPSLRTSWIGSVFELADTDKEGHIDLFRATQIIKGLNPGMKEALIELKFKELQKAKDQYGEAINMDTFVEAYCELCTRPEIFFLMVQFSSNKEYLDSKDLMLFVEVEQGVECVNEELCREIVQKFEPSLEGRERGYLSIDGFTHYLLSSECHIFDPQHKRVCQDMTQPLSHYYINSSHNASLLEDHFWGSSDISSYIRALRMGCRSIEVIVWNGPDNEPVVYIGSSVASQLAFSKILDIINQYAFESSEYPLILCLVTHCSIPQQRVMAQHIKKILGDKLYLQMPSKEENYLLSPEKLKGKILIKGKKLPPSCPDSEGDVTDEEEGLEMSRRVGVDDKDQLNGLGFKRLRLCRELSDLVTLCKSVQFRDFDISKREQKYWEICSFNEVDANRFANEFPEEFVCYNKRFLSRVYPTPMRIDASNMNPQDFWKCGCQIVAMNYQTPGLMMDLNLGWFRQNGNCGYVLRPAIMREEVSYFSANARDSLPGVSAQLLHIKVISGQNLPKPRGSAAKGDVVEPYIYVEIHGIPADCAEQRTKTVSQNGDNPIFDESFEFQINLPELAVLRFVVLDDDYIGDEFIGQYTIPFECLQPGYRHVPLQSLTGEFLANTTLFVHVAITNRRGGGKAHKRGISVRKGRKAREYTTTKTTGIKVVDELFRASTQPLREATDLRENVQNAMVSFKELCGLTPAANMKQCILTVSTWLMNSERSLKVTVDLSGPYPAMEAQGPVPELLRKVLNAYDMMIQTSRTLIESADLVYSKLTQAQRAGLDFHEDLHRIGAKEGLKGRKLQKALESYAWNITVLKGQADLLKHAKSEALDTLRQIHCAAQSCGLSKNGTASPQLPHHPFHQNVPQSLPTTPQPPQPILTPEFPQQHPIQPALSMQNPSNQSKIHPQPPPPPLLQYQHQMQSTTLAYIPTAPPSMVQPLPVKPPAYPQPPTLPQYHQQRAADAIPEKDGTATIVGHAVGHC